The genomic DNA AAATGACAGACCTATTGGATATGGAGGACTCCTAGGTATTGACATAAAAAATTCTAAGGCGGAATCCTATATGGGTATAGGTGAAACTGATTGTTGGGGAAAAGGCTATGCTAAGGAAATAAGAGCTATGATATTAGAATATGCTTTCCTCGAATTACATTTAAATAAAGTTTATTCCTATGTATGGGAAGAAAATATAAAGATGATTAAAGTTAACGAGAAAGCAGGATTTAAAATCGATGGGACTTTAAGAGATGATGTCTATACTCATGGAGAGTTTAGAAATAGGGTTATAATGAGTATTTTAAGAGAAGAATATATTGACAATAGATAGTGTTAAATATAAGGAAGTGACAATATGAGTCCATTATATAAAAAATATCTTTTTCTTAGGTCAAGA from Tissierellales bacterium includes the following:
- a CDS encoding GNAT family protein, which gives rise to MLTSDRLYLRLMEEDDIPYKVKWINDSKVNTTLNFSYPISEIGTRHWLNKVATDGTRRDFIVCLKENDRPIGYGGLLGIDIKNSKAESYMGIGETDCWGKGYAKEIRAMILEYAFLELHLNKVYSYVWEENIKMIKVNEKAGFKIDGTLRDDVYTHGEFRNRVIMSILREEYIDNR